From a region of the Nonlabens dokdonensis DSW-6 genome:
- a CDS encoding class I SAM-dependent DNA methyltransferase, with amino-acid sequence MSNQNTSDQWYANWFDTPYYHILYRDRDYKEAGEFMQRLTQRLELDRNAHIMDLACGRGRHSMYLNQLGYRVTGVDLSDSSIAFAKAELQKSASRVSNNQENDILSPIDASRIEFHVHNMTVPYDQTFDAVFNLFTSFGYFDDAADNLKTIKAIKANLKPGGYGVIDFMNSHYVIKNLVAQNSKTEEGITFHNSRRFEDGFIYKDIKFRDNDHDYHFTERVSALTLKDFQSYFKEAGLDLLDVYGNYHLEDYDEKTSDRLIMVFRN; translated from the coding sequence ATGAGCAATCAAAACACATCAGATCAGTGGTACGCAAATTGGTTTGACACGCCATACTACCACATTCTCTATCGCGATCGTGATTATAAAGAAGCTGGCGAATTCATGCAGCGACTCACACAGCGGTTAGAATTGGATAGGAACGCTCATATCATGGATTTAGCCTGCGGTCGTGGTCGTCACAGCATGTATTTGAATCAGCTAGGATATCGTGTAACTGGTGTTGATTTGTCAGATAGTAGTATCGCTTTCGCGAAAGCGGAATTACAAAAATCTGCATCGCGAGTATCAAACAATCAAGAAAATGACATTCTAAGTCCTATCGATGCTTCTCGCATTGAGTTCCATGTGCACAACATGACCGTTCCATATGATCAAACTTTTGATGCGGTTTTCAATCTGTTTACCAGTTTTGGGTATTTTGATGATGCAGCAGACAATTTAAAGACCATAAAAGCTATAAAAGCTAATCTAAAGCCTGGAGGCTATGGTGTCATCGATTTTATGAACTCGCATTATGTGATCAAAAATCTGGTAGCTCAAAATTCCAAAACCGAAGAAGGGATTACTTTTCACAATTCTAGACGTTTTGAAGATGGTTTTATTTATAAAGACATCAAATTTAGGGACAACGATCACGATTACCACTTTACAGAACGAGTAAGCGCGCTCACTTTAAAAGATTTTCAAAGCTATTTTAAAGAAGCTGGACTGGATTTACTAGATGTTTATGGTAACTACCATCTCGAGGATTATGATGAAAAAACATCAGATCGTTTGATTATGGTTTTTAGGAATTAA
- a CDS encoding acyltransferase family protein, which produces MGKTRRHFHTFDALRFFSFLLVFLHHIPVPSSHYASFFSKSGGVGVIFFFVLSGFLITYILLEEKSKTGKILLQKFFMRRVLRIWPLFYGMILFAFLTPYILEFFQLPFSNEGYEPNWLMSLFFLENYQMMMTNSFPNVSPLRLMWTLCIEEHFYILWGIIMYYIPIKKVPHLILGSIITASVFRIVYQHLGLPTLDLLTNLDYFAFGAIPAFLWIEKRQIINILSSIPISIKYGIAVAILALSFLLPNVSYAPLYYVAPILYGISFTSLILFTLCHKNEIKIPDNYWISKLGIFTYGLYLFHIIIVNLLLKLLDQLELGFSWHLFSIVALICTILLSMTSYYAFEKPFLRLKKYFY; this is translated from the coding sequence ATGGGAAAGACCAGAAGACATTTTCACACTTTTGATGCCTTGCGGTTTTTCTCATTTTTGCTGGTTTTTTTACATCATATTCCAGTACCATCATCACATTACGCCTCGTTTTTCTCAAAAAGTGGTGGCGTAGGTGTCATTTTTTTCTTTGTATTAAGTGGCTTTTTAATCACTTACATTCTATTAGAAGAAAAATCTAAAACAGGAAAAATTTTACTTCAAAAATTTTTCATGCGCAGAGTTTTGAGAATATGGCCTCTGTTTTATGGAATGATCCTTTTTGCTTTTTTAACGCCTTATATTCTAGAGTTTTTCCAGCTTCCATTTTCAAATGAAGGTTACGAACCCAACTGGCTTATGTCATTGTTTTTTCTAGAGAACTATCAAATGATGATGACAAATAGTTTCCCTAACGTATCTCCATTACGATTGATGTGGACACTTTGTATTGAAGAACATTTTTATATTCTTTGGGGAATTATCATGTATTACATTCCTATCAAAAAAGTACCGCATTTAATATTGGGATCTATCATTACCGCTTCTGTTTTTAGAATCGTTTACCAGCACCTAGGATTACCGACTTTAGATCTGTTAACTAACTTAGACTATTTTGCATTCGGTGCTATTCCAGCTTTTTTGTGGATAGAAAAAAGACAGATTATTAATATATTATCTTCTATTCCTATATCTATAAAATATGGAATTGCCGTTGCGATTTTAGCGCTCAGTTTTTTACTTCCTAATGTATCGTACGCACCACTCTATTATGTAGCACCTATTTTATATGGCATCTCCTTTACCAGCTTAATTCTATTTACGCTTTGTCATAAAAATGAGATTAAAATACCTGATAACTACTGGATAAGTAAGTTAGGTATTTTTACTTACGGACTCTATTTATTTCATATCATTATAGTCAATTTATTATTAAAGCTATTAGACCAGCTTGAACTAGGTTTTAGTTGGCATCTATTTTCAATAGTAGCATTAATTTGTACCATACTATTAAGTATGACTTCTTATTATGCATTTGAAAAACCATTTTTAAGACTTAAAAAGTACTTTTACTAA
- the pyrF gene encoding orotidine-5'-phosphate decarboxylase: MTLSHLSKQIENKKSFLCVGLDIDLEKIPTHLLQEEDPIFAFSKAIIEATHDLCVAYKPNTAFFEAYGVKGWMALEKTINYLNKNYPDHFTIADAKRGDIGNTSTRYAKAFFEDLNFDSVTIAPYMGKDSVEPFLEFEDKFAILLALTSNQGAFDFQTKTVDEKPLYQEVLKTASQYKNSDRLMYVVGATKAEYLKEIRQIVPNSFLLVPGVGAQGGSLEEVVTYGKNDQVGLLVNSSRSIIYASNDTDFADAARAKALELQKQMAELI; this comes from the coding sequence ATGACTTTATCACATCTCAGCAAACAAATAGAAAACAAAAAATCATTCCTTTGCGTAGGTCTAGATATTGATCTTGAAAAGATTCCAACTCATCTGTTGCAGGAGGAAGATCCTATTTTCGCTTTCTCGAAAGCAATAATAGAAGCTACTCATGATCTTTGTGTAGCTTATAAACCCAATACCGCTTTCTTTGAAGCTTATGGTGTAAAAGGATGGATGGCACTTGAAAAAACAATCAATTATCTCAATAAGAATTATCCCGATCACTTTACCATAGCCGATGCTAAACGTGGCGATATAGGAAACACTTCTACTCGTTATGCAAAAGCTTTTTTTGAAGATTTAAATTTTGACAGTGTCACGATCGCTCCTTACATGGGGAAAGATTCGGTGGAGCCGTTTCTTGAATTTGAGGATAAGTTTGCCATTTTACTAGCTTTAACCTCTAATCAAGGTGCTTTTGATTTTCAGACTAAAACTGTCGATGAAAAACCCTTATATCAAGAAGTCTTGAAAACAGCTTCACAATACAAAAACAGTGACCGATTAATGTATGTAGTAGGTGCTACAAAAGCAGAATACTTAAAAGAAATACGTCAGATAGTTCCCAATTCATTTTTACTCGTTCCAGGAGTAGGCGCTCAAGGCGGTAGCCTAGAAGAAGTGGTTACCTATGGCAAGAATGATCAAGTAGGTCTTCTTGTTAATTCATCTCGCAGTATTATATACGCATCCAACGATACTGATTTTGCTGACGCTGCAAGAGCAAAAGCTCTTGAATTGCAAAAACAAATGGCTGAGTTGATTTAG